The window tttttcgcgcagatttgccactttaatctagtaaatgtgcaacttttttctcaaaatattacctgaagttaccaaatatagttctttgcctgataaagggttaaaaaagttGTGAGCGTACCTTGAGTAGTTTGGTAGCCAGTTTTAAGACGTTGTTGACCAGTGTCAGCTCCTCTTTCTTGTTTGGCTTCTTCTCCATCTTCAGATACAGGTTGATCTGTCAAACACACCATGGGTCAGTACCGATGTCTGAAGACTGCTGTGTGGTTATGCTTGTGTCATCTGTGTGTCTAACCTGTTCAGTGAGCAGTATGGAGGTGTTGCTGTACTTCTTGCTGGTCTCAGAGCCCAGAGTGACGAACCTGAGCAGGAACAGAGACAGGCTGGAGCACCAGATCACCAGCTCCCAGTTATAGTGACACTCCAGGAACGTTTCATGGACGTGGAGCAACTGGAGGAAGAGAGACGAGTACGTTGGTCAGTCTGTACAGATGGTGATTTTGGCGCCTCCCAGTGGTGGTACCACCAAAAGGCCTTTATTACATTAACATGAGTACCAGTTCATGTTAAATCAATCTATGCCAGCATTCACAAGTTTGGTTACACATTTCAAAATTCAAATGCAATGCTGGCCAGAGAAACATGTCTTACTATACTATACtcttattataccggccttaattattattattattaccattactattattatatatttatatattatacatcatattattttatttataattattttattttatttttttactatttatttattattacatattatataatatatactgtactattattacaattatataccatctagtcactatagcattgttgcaatcatatcatcagtataattaccatcatcttgccaacctaccaactgatcttctttttttaacttcttaagtgtccttgttctattatgtgggttttttttttctattgttgttttttatttatgctacctcagtatcttattctattgtattttattgtattttattgtacttgaataccggactgctgtgacaaccgaatttcccttcgggatgaataaagtaatctatctatctatctctctatctatctatctatctatcttacaCAAATCTATCTAAAAGCTGAAGAGTTGTAccactaatgaattaatgaGCTAGTTGGATATGGTTTCAATGGAGATAACTGGGCTTATTTCACTGTCTCGGTTGATGTTAGATTAGCATTTTTACAAGCACCAAAACTCGATATCCCTTACTAACATGCTGTACCAACACCTACCTACTCCAACAGTATGTCAGAATTTTAAGAAGATCCGAAACCTTCATATGGAATAAATCCTAGATTTTTGTTATTACAGAGAGATTAAAATACAGAATTCCTGGTACTGGTAACAGTATCAGTTCAAATGTAAAGTCACACCCAACGCTAACTTCAGCTGTGCTAATAACAACTGAGGTAGAAACACTAGAATCTGGTCCTGACCAAGCCAGATCAATATCATTATTGAACAAGAGGCTGCATGCTTGTTGTCATATGTGTGATGATGAGCACAACATTGTGATATGATCATAAAAGTAACCTAACTGGTTAATTTGTCGTCCTACTCAGAACTTACCTGGGCACAGCAGATGAAGACGACAGACAGAGTGAGCAGGAAGGCAGACGACACGATCACATCCACTGAACGCTGAGGACCCCGCCTCTGCAGACGCAACAATAAGAATATCAATATAGCTTGTGTTCAAAACATATACATTCATTAATACAGTGGCATGAAATTatctagttttctgcattcatttgtcataaaatgtgatctgatctgcatcttaGTCCTCTTGATGGAGCATTATTAAGGTttcatggatgtgttcaataaagacacaaaataatataattgtttgtgtggtattaggttaagcacattgtgtttgtctatatttAGGACTTTGATGCAGATCAGATGACATATGACAAATTAATAcagaaaactaggtcatttcaaagggttcacatactttttcttgccactgtatatgCAAATGTTTCCAGTAAGACGGCACATTAATTAACTGCAGAACTAATATCACAGCTTGTGAACATCATCAGTGACGTACCTTGAGGTAGGAGCGTAGCGACAGCCACATCTTGATGTTCTGAACTTTCTTCAGTCTAAAATGGGGCACTTCAGACTTCCTGGCTCTGCGGGCTGAAGTCAGGTGACCAAACAGCTTGGCAAACAGTAGCCTCTGCAACACACACGTATATAAACATTCATAAGTTAAATCAGAACTGAGAGGAGAGTTTCATATTTTAGTAAAAGCCACTTGCAGCTACTCAGAAGCAGTGATACAGAATGTGACCGTCTCACCTGTTTGTAGGTCCTCTCTGCTACGCTgagcaggaagaagaagagccATATAAGGCAAACTCGCACCAGGAAGCTAAGTGTTACCATGGTGATGACCATGGCGTCTGAGCCGGACCCGCCTCCCAGCGCTACAGAGAGCAGCTCATTGGCCGAGAGCGTGGTCAGCTGATCCAAGTCACGGTACTGAGCCAGCCTGCAGGAGATGCACAAAGACCGATGTGAGTGAAACtgcaaaaaacacttaaataattactttatttaaatagtaCTTTCATATTGTAAGTAAGCATTTTACCAACTACTGACAATCTGTAATTTGAAGTATCTTATTAATAAGAAACTGTCataattttaagtattttttaaaatgttctccAGTCTAGTTATTGTGTTCTTAAATCACACAAACTTATTGTATTGAGAGCATGCTATGCAGTTATACCTATACGCAAAAGGTGTGAGGCCGAGCGTCACGGCAACCAGGTTGCCAAAGACCTGGTAACCAATACCAGGAGTGTAGAGATTCACCTGTAAAGGGAGgcagaaaaaagtgtttttgatctccttctgtctctatttattgtctttttttccagacaCATAGATAGGCAAAACATTAAATGTGTGCATTTCTTTCAGGATTTCTCCTCACTCTGTTCATGATCATGCCGCTGATCTCCAGGACGGACATGTCGGCTTTCTTGCACTCGTTTCCCTCCCACACGATGGCGCTCACTCTCTCCAGACCGGGGTTGGAGCTGTGCAGCCAGGGAGCGTGACCCtgagagaaaaaacatacaacatCCACTTAATTATGACCTGTTTGAAGTGTGCATCTACATAAATATTACCTACATGTACTGTGagcaattttttgttttgttttagtaaaTGTTAAGTCAGTATATACAACAACAATTATACCTTCATTCCttaattcagaaaaatattgtattattaatattctcTTTCAtcctttaatgttttatattactTATTTTTCCACTGTAAATTGTATTATTCTATTATTGTTTGTCTAATTAGGTTTTTTGTCACTATTACTATCTCTCTTCCTTTCCACGTATTGAGATATTTAGCTACATGCATTGTAACTTTAAAAACTGAAACGTTGATCCATGTATGCCCTGAAAAGTTCAGCAAATACATACAATATTGAAGTGTCCATCTACTGCAACTATTTTGCTCTATAGTCCTGTTTGACTTTGGGGAATGGTTGAATGTGTAACTCATTAAGATGTCTTAACAGCTAAGTGTCTCTCTAAGTGTTGAACAGGTAAGAACTAAAGTGATTTTAGTGATTTAAATGCTGTTGAAATTGCAGCTGTATGTAACTTAGAATTGGATTTACAGACCTGATGGAAAGGGTCGTCTCTGTATTCCTTTTTAGCgggaggacagacaggcgtccctcctccttctccctctgtAAAGTAAATGAGTCTCAGCATTAACGTTAGCACCAAAACCAACAGGTTACCTAATCTATGAACAGAGACAACACATTCAATTACTTAAGCAGGTAAATCAAACActttcaaatactttttttttgctattctaTGCCAGTCTCGTCTCCTGACCTGTCTCTGAGGTGCAGGATGACCTGCACTCGGCACAGTGCAAGAAGTCTTCCCACATCAAGTCCTCTGTTTCAGACTCGTGTCGAGTGCTCTCCGAGTCCTGAGTCCTCAGACTGGAACATCTGGAGCTGCAGCTGGTGCCGGACTTGGGGACAtcctgacagacagaaaggagGAGTGTtacttttggaaaaatataaaactatggTAACactatgtttatagatggtttataaaccaattattaaccatttacaaagagctataaatatttaatcattaaatgttttcaaccaatttcttaaaggtatatgaatcatttcaaaatcattaacatacttaatatggtgttaaaattttaaaatgagtgcaactaaaactataaatgaactattaattataatttaattgtttgttaatggtaaattaactataaacttacattaatataccatctatttgtcatttatgaattatgtagttagttaaacattaataaattatgtatttaccattctaaaaggcctatatacggtttataaatgatgattaaacattaataaaccatctatttaccatttataaatgatggttattgtaaagtgttaccaaaactaTCTTTGTCCTGTTGCTATTTTTCTGGTATAAATGAATTCAACATGTTGCCTTTTGGTTGCGTTTACCTCCACAGCGTAGTGCTTCTTGTAATGATGTGAATTTTTGCGGTTTCTGAGCGTACAGTCGCTGTTCATTCTTTCAACTCCCCTGCGGAGGGCGCTGTAGGACGCTTCAGGGTCCTCCTCACTGGACGCCTCGTCTGATGCTGGCTCCTGAgaggcacaaaacacacatcagACAGATCCTGGGGACACAGACACTTTGTGGGGCTGAaatcaaggtcaaggtcacgtttattcatagagcactttatatacaaccaaggttgaccaaagtgctttacataactgaatcacaacaaaaaatccaatccaatacaagatacataattgaataacaataaactcacaaaataaaaataaaagacaatttaatctaataatatatgagatgagatgtacaatacagcacacagaaacaactttcttctcacgcaggttcaaaagcctgggagaaaaaatttgTCTttagagaagatttaaaattgtccaaTGTCTTTGACGACCGgatatgcagcggtaaactgttccacagctttggggcagccactgcaaaagagcgatcgccttttgtttttagctgcatttaggcacatccaggtaggactcatttgcagacctcagagctcAAGTCGGTCTGTGAACCTGTATCAGTTCGGTCAAATATGCTGGAGCCAAtccgtttaaaattttaaaaacaaacatcaggattttaaaatctattctgaaacggacaggaagccagtgtagagaGGCTAGAAATCAAACCTGTTGGCTCACCTTATTGCCATT of the Centropristis striata isolate RG_2023a ecotype Rhode Island chromosome 22, C.striata_1.0, whole genome shotgun sequence genome contains:
- the LOC131960545 gene encoding protein PHTF2-like isoform X2 translates to MASKVKDAVVWYQKKIGAYDQQIWEKSVEQREIKGLRNKPKKTGHVKPDLIDVDLVRGSAFAKAKPESPWTSLTRKGIVRVVFFPFFYRWWIQVTSRTIFLLLLALYLLQVAAAVLYVTIPQPHGIPTTEVFGAIWLMLLLGTVHCQIVSTRTPKPASSSGGKRRRSKKSKLSIDKSTETDNGYVSLDGRVTNRSSEEGLQLHEQRCDSLNRADEACWNSHAQPAHAHTPRSTGLMLANGNKEPASDEASSEEDPEASYSALRRGVERMNSDCTLRNRKNSHHYKKHYAVEDVPKSGTSCSSRCSSLRTQDSESTRHESETEDLMWEDFLHCAECRSSCTSETEGEGGGTPVCPPAKKEYRDDPFHQGHAPWLHSSNPGLERVSAIVWEGNECKKADMSVLEISGMIMNRVNLYTPGIGYQVFGNLVAVTLGLTPFAYRLAQYRDLDQLTTLSANELLSVALGGGSGSDAMVITMVTLSFLVRVCLIWLFFFLLSVAERTYKQRLLFAKLFGHLTSARRARKSEVPHFRLKKVQNIKMWLSLRSYLKRRGPQRSVDVIVSSAFLLTLSVVFICCAQLLHVHETFLECHYNWELVIWCSSLSLFLLRFVTLGSETSKKYSNTSILLTEQINLYLKMEKKPNKKEELTLVNNVLKLATKLLKELDTPFRLYGLTMNPLLYNITQVVILSAVSGVISDLLGFNLKLWKIKS
- the LOC131960545 gene encoding protein PHTF2-like isoform X1, encoding MASKVKDAVVWYQKKIGAYDQQIWEKSVEQREIKGLRNKPKKTGHVKPDLIDVDLVRGSAFAKAKPESPWTSLTRKGIVRVVFFPFFYRWWIQVTSRTIFLLLLALYLLQVAAAVLYVTIPQPHGIPTTEVFGAIWLMLLLGTVHCQIVSTRTPKPASSSGGKRRRKLRKASQMEVHREGDGSSTTDNTQEGAPHSHSASTTYSLGALFQDFWHDICKAGSKKSKLSIDKSTETDNGYVSLDGRVTNRSSEEGLQLHEQRCDSLNRADEACWNSHAQPAHAHTPRSTGLMLANGNKEPASDEASSEEDPEASYSALRRGVERMNSDCTLRNRKNSHHYKKHYAVEDVPKSGTSCSSRCSSLRTQDSESTRHESETEDLMWEDFLHCAECRSSCTSETEGEGGGTPVCPPAKKEYRDDPFHQGHAPWLHSSNPGLERVSAIVWEGNECKKADMSVLEISGMIMNRVNLYTPGIGYQVFGNLVAVTLGLTPFAYRLAQYRDLDQLTTLSANELLSVALGGGSGSDAMVITMVTLSFLVRVCLIWLFFFLLSVAERTYKQRLLFAKLFGHLTSARRARKSEVPHFRLKKVQNIKMWLSLRSYLKRRGPQRSVDVIVSSAFLLTLSVVFICCAQLLHVHETFLECHYNWELVIWCSSLSLFLLRFVTLGSETSKKYSNTSILLTEQINLYLKMEKKPNKKEELTLVNNVLKLATKLLKELDTPFRLYGLTMNPLLYNITQVVILSAVSGVISDLLGFNLKLWKIKS